The Panthera tigris isolate Pti1 chromosome E3, P.tigris_Pti1_mat1.1, whole genome shotgun sequence genome segment TTCCCCACTGGGCATTCCTGGAAGTGGACTGGCAGACTAAGGGTAGAGAGGGCTACACTCACACACATGGTGCATGTTTGGTACCCATCCAGAAACTGGCACTTACATGCTTGCGTGGGATAGGTGCTGTGCAAAGTGATACTACAAGGATGAGGAGGCCAGAGCAGACGAAGAGCACAATGGCAAAGTAGAGGTAGTGCACACGGCAGAAGAGTGCTGGGCACGTGGAGGGTCGTACACAGCTGCCCGAGCCAAAGGAGAACTCGGGAATAAGGCGTGCCAGACCCATAAACAGGCCCCCAATCAGTCCCCAGAAGGCACCCTGCCAGGGGAGAGAATGTCAGCCTCTTCCAGGTGTCCCCAATTCTGACCCAAGCTCACAACCTACACATAGGCTCACCTTCTCATTGACACGGGGCACAAAGAGCGCCAGCACAAAGACAGCAGACACAGGTGGCGCCAGGTAGCTGGACACTGCCTGGATGTAATCAAAGAGCTGCCCTCCCTGCGCTGCCTGCACCACGGGTAGCCAGGCCACTGACACAGCCACAATAAACACCACCCAGAGCCTGCAGTGGGTGGCCATCAGCAGATTACACCCAGGACCCCATCTCCCCCAATCCTCCGAGtgttctctgcccccaccccaaggctGATTTGTGGGGCAGGACCTGGGGGAAACCCAGGCCGCACCGTCCTACTAGCAGCAGCTCACGGTCCCCTGCGTGGGGCCGCAGGCGCATGTAGATATCCATGGTGAAAAGTGTGCTGCTGCTGTTAAAGATGGAGGCCAGTGAGGACATGAGCGCAGCCAGCATGACCGCCAGCATGAGTCCACGCAAACCTGCGGGCCAATTGTAACTGTGAGTCCAGGGCCACCAACGTGTCCCCAGGAGGGTGCGGGCTTGGCAAGGGGTCACTCCTCCCAGTGGCAATCTCCGCAGTGCGACTGCCCTCACCATTGGGCATGAGTTTCACGACCAGCCGCGGGTAGGCAATGTTGGAGCAGCCCACCTCGGTACCGCACACACGCTTACACACCTCGGGCACCACACACGCCACCTCATCTGCAGGCAAGAGAGCGTTACATGGCTAGAACGGGACCTTGTCTGGGAACTCGGATCCCTGAAATGGGGATGGGAGATCCTAGTGGAAGAGAGATGGGACCCCTCGTGGGAGGTGGGACTGGGTGACTGGATTCCCAAATCAAAGGATGGTAACAGAAATGGGAAACAGGCACTTGAATGCATGCAACAAGAAAGGGGCTGGATGGGGCACAGGACacttgatgggggtggggttgcAGACGTTACCTGGATAAAGAATGCGGCTGATCATGCCCGGCATGACCATGAGGAACATGGGCATCAGCTTCAAGTAGCCGCACAGTATGCAGCCCGCCTTGATGTGAGTCAGGTTCTTCCCGGCCAGACAGCGCTGCACAATGACCTGGGGCAAGGTCCGTTCAACAATCTGTGACCAGTCCTGGATTCCCTGCCCCTCAGGCTTTGCCTTAACTGGTTGCCCTAATTCAGGCCTGCCTCTGGCTCAGCAATTCACTTGCTGGCAATTCGCTTTCACTTACAGACCCAAATTCTTTGGATCCCAGTGGCACTGGTTTAACTCCATCCTGGCCAAGGTCCTGACCCCTCAGACCACGCAGTGGGGCTCCCACAGATGTGTTCTGGCTCCACCCATCTCAGCCCTGCTCACAGCGGTTCTGGTTCTGCCCAGGCCTAGCTCCCGGCTAAAGCCCTGACCCCGCACCTGGTCGCTGCACCAGTACCAGCCTGAGACGATGGTAAGACCCAGGAGCAGTGCAGGCCACGGCAAGTCCCCTGTTACAGCGTCCCGGAGCAGGTGGTAGGAGTCGGGCCGGGGTCGATAGCAGGAACTCGAGATGTTGCCCACAGCCGGATCCTCAGAAACCGTCAGCGACGTCATTGCCCCCAAGTATTTGTCGAAAAGCCCCGAATACCCGCCCACCTCGTGGAAGGCTGTGAGGGCAAGGCTGTCAGGGGACCTGGGGCCCACGCCAAGGCCCTCCCTAGGACCCACATGCTGGAGACATGCGCTGCCTCTGCTCCCAGGTGGAGAACTCTGCAACTTGCAAcctccgtgcccctcccccactggttgaGCTCCGTACCGTAACCCATGAGGACGAAGGCCCCGCCAAGAATGACGAAAGTCTGCAGAGTATCCGTGTACATCAGCGCTGCCAGCCCTCCTGTAAAGGGTCTGTGTTAGTGGAGACAGCCCAAATAGGCTGCCCCGCGTACATATGGTGTCTTTGTGCAAATTTGAAAACTGTGCCCCTTCCTGGAGAgcaaatttcaaagaaatggccCATTCTTCAGGCTCATGTACCCGGGCATCAGGAGGCAGGGCTTAGTGAGCCGAATGTGCTTTAGTGACGCTCCCAGCACATCTCCCCAGCCCATTCCTTCCCTAAGCCCCTGCCACAGCAACCTGTCACAGTGTAGATCATGGTGATGCCCAGAAGGGCAATGACGGAGGCATAGATgttccagcccagagcctgttgaATGAATACTGCCCCGGAGAACATGTCCACCTTGGGGGAAGGAGTGATTGCACAGGTCAGGACCCGGGAACCAGGGCAAGGGTTCCAGGTCTATCTCCTTTCCAGACCATGACCCTACGTGGCCACGCTTCAGAGGTTCTCTCATTTTTCGAAGGTCTGGCCTCCCAGGTCCCACCTATTGTGGCCCCAGCCCCAAAGCCTACTCCTTCCAGACCCTACCTCCATCATGGTTCTTACAGCGATTTTTCCTTGGTCCCGCCCCTTCCAGGGCTTTCTAGAGACCTCCACTCCGTGAATCCCGCCCTTCCAGGGCCCCTCCATGAGTGCGCACCGAAATCTTGGTGAAGATGTACAGAAAAAGCGAGAGCACTGACAGGTAGAGGCGAATACGATGGCCTCCGAAGCGCTTGCGCAGGTACTGTGGCATGGTAATAACACCCGCAGTCAGGTACACGGGCGCGAAGAGCCAGCCGAGCAATAGCACCACGAACAGCGCCTGCGGGCACAGCATGACAGCTGAGAATGACTGAGATCCTTCCTTGAGTTAGCCCTCCCCTTAGAGTCTAAGAGACCTCTTCCTGAATGTGCTACACCAAGGAAAGGTCCAAATGGGGGCTCAGAGGATACAACTGCAGAGGAtgtccctgggccctgggccctggacATTAAGGGACAGGGTCTTGACACCTTCTTGGGCCTTTAACTAGAGCCCTGCCAATCCTCCCAGGCCAGTTCTTCCTAAGATGGgtcctatccccccaccccccagcacatGAATCCAACCATAGACTCCTCAGCCTGATCTCAGCCTCTGCCAGGAAGGGCGacttcccctcttctcttcacCCACGCAAACTTTCTGTCCCTCAAGACTCTGCTTAgaggcctcctcctccaggaagccctggtCTCCCCAACCCTCAAAGACAAGCCTCAGTCCCAGAGCTTTGTCTCCTTCCCACTTCTGCAGGGGGCTTTAATTTGGTCCAGAGATCCTCACAGGCCACAGATTCAAGAGAGTATCAGAATAAGGACTTCACTATCTTTAAGGCTCTTCACCCTACTTCAGAGAGGAGTAACTCAAGGCCACAGAGGGTAGTAGCTGGTCGAGGCTTAGACAGCAAGTCAGGAGCAAGACCTACCCCTGCCCTGAAAGTGGTCATCTCCAACGTTCCCCTGCCTCCAAGCAAGATGTGCGACCCTCACTCAAAGCCCAACCACACCCCACTACTGGGAAGTCCCACATCCAGTCTTATATCCCCCGTGCTTGGAGCAGATGTGACAGTTCCAGGGGCTCCCACTGGGGTGGAGGTTATTGGCAAAAAAGGGGGGGTCTCACATTCCACTCAAATCCAGCCACAGCCAAGCCGCTTGCAGCACCAGTCCCTGCGAGGCCCACAAAGTGGCCACTGCCGATGTTGCTGGCAAAGAGAGAGGCCCCGACCTAGatggccagaggtgggggtgaaCTAGGTTGCTTCTCTAGGCCTCCTCCCACTCCATGGCACAGCCTCTCTCACCGGCCACCACACCATGCTTCGTCCCGCGAGGAAGTAGCCACCAACGGTGCCTCTGTTGGTTCTGCACATGGACTGAGGGACAGGAGTGGGAGGAGACTTGGGTTCAGGGCACATCTTTGGACCTCATTAGCCTTCTCAACACATTCCTCAGCCTTGTTTCAGGCTGAAGATTAACCAGTCCTGGGCTCTTTTGATGGTTCCCACCCAACCCCCTGCCCCAACCTCCTCCAAGGCACCCAGAGCAACCCAGGCCCCAACCTAGTGCCCAAACACCCACATTTAAGTGTGGCTGGATTTGACCTGACTTTTCCTGAGACCTTGAGTCATGAATAGGCTTCTGGTCAGATATGTAGACAGGGGAACAGAGACCTCATTTAGAATGCTGTCCCTGATGGAAATCCACTGACCCCTTCAAATAGCCCAATCCAAAGGTGGGAAGACAAGGAATGAGTGTTGGCTGCACCTTCCTGAGGCTATCAAAAGACTTGCTTGCCCCTCAGCCCCAGGTGTCTCCCTCAAAGATCCAAGCATCCTGCCCCTGCTGAACATAGGGTCTGCCTGAGACTTTTCCCCCAGGCCCAGAATCCTGACCCCCAGAAGCACCCTAATTTCTCACCCACAAGCCGACACCAATGACCAGCAGGAAATAAGCAGCAATGACCAGGATGTCAGCAAGGTTGTTAATTAGGACCCTCTGGTTTCCCAGTCCTGGTGCGGAGCCTGCCTCCATGTGTTCCTCCATTCTGCCTAGGATCTGTCCCTCTAGGGACCAGCCCCTGGATTTCCCCAGGAGAGGGATTAATGGTTACCTCAGGAGCAGTGAGCCGACAACTCCCCCaggtcttttctcccctccccagcttcatTTAGCTGAGTCAGGTCACATCAAGGCCGAAAGCTCATCTAGTGGAGTTGGTCACTTTCAAGTTCAGGAGCACTCTTTCCTGGGCCTtagctcccacccctgccccagtgcCCCAGACTCAAAATCTCTCCTTTCATCCCCTAAAATTGCTCACCCTTCAGCCTTGATCTAGGGAGTAGGGCTGAGCCAATCTCCTGATTCTGACTAATCCAGAGGGATCACTTTCAAACCCAAATCTGACAGTGTCACTCCCCTGCTTAGAAACCCTTCCCAGTTCCCCATCATACTAGGAAGGAAGTAGGAACTCTTTAGCCTGATGTTCAAGGCCTGCCACACCCTGACTCCTGACCACCCCTCCCCTTGGTCCTCTATACCAAACctagagtgaaatcatatttccctccacctcccttgCCCTGCCCAGCCCATGTATTTTCACACAACCAAACTTTTGCCTAAGCTGTGCTTTCTGCTTAGAGTGCCTTCTTGCCTCCCAAATGGCTCACTCCTAACTCTCAAGTGGTAGCCTTCAGTACCCAGTCCATGTCAACTCTTCAGGAAAGACTTCTCTGACTTTTCTGATACAGTTCTGAGCACATTGTGTTGTCCTCACATGGGTCCAGGTCTGTCTTCCCAGCAGACTAGAGACTACTCACAAGCAGGAAATGATCAGATTCATCCCTAGAGTCCCATTGCTCAGCACAGGGCTGACTATAAGAAGGGAAGATGTTGATAAATATCAGTATCTCTGCCTTTCTAGAAGAATTGACCAGATTTGGATGTCTGATTATGACAGTTGGGTTCATGCCTGAgatagagaacagaaaacaatattttaggGGGATATGAGTTATATTTAAGGAATGCTTTAGTTTAGGTCCCTTCAAAAGCAGACCCTAAGATGAGAATTTAGGGCAAGGGTTTTCCTgaggaggtgatcccaggaaggaCTATGAAGGAGTAGGGAagtgagacaaagaaaaagaaaaaccaataaaGGGAATGATGACTAAAAGGCTACCACTGTGAACAATCCCAATGAGGACTCTTTGAGATACATGTGGAGAACACACCTCAGAACTGACCCCTCAGAGCCAGGGAGCTAGAGTATTTATCAATTCCTGTCTCTAAGTTTACAGAACCTCCCCCTCCTACTTCAGGCCTGCTGGGTGCAGGAGCACACTTGTTATCTCAGAGAGCACCCTCAGAGAGAAACTcagggagcagctggggagaCTAGGTGTCTGGGAACTGTGTACATAGTGGTTCAAGTGGATATGGGCAGGGCATCCACAGTGTCTGCCTCAAGGGGTGATGAATTTGAAGTGCCTGAGAGAAATCCAGGTGCAAGTGTTGGGCATATTGGGATTATAGGCACTTAAAATCTATCTGCTGTCCTGTGGCCCACAAGACCCTTCATGATATGGTACCTATTTCCTATTTGATCTCACCTTCTACtactctcccccttcctctctctaatCCAGCCATatggccttctttcctttctttcaatatGCCAAACTCTTTCCTACCTCCTGGTCTTACTGTTTCCTCTCCCCTAAATGCTCTCCTTAAGCTCTTTGCCtgactgttttcttttgtcaACCTTCCAAGTCTCAACTTACACATTACATATTCACAGGGACTATCTGGTTAAAGTAATCCCTTCCCCAACttagttctgtttttttcccccttttcaccttccctcctttcctttcttcttcattctttccttcattaacaaacatttattaagcacctaccacATGCTAGATAGCATTCTAGAAACTGGAGAGACAATGGTAAGCAAAACAAATGTGTAATCTGACAGATAGCTCTCAGGAGCTTGTATTCAAGTTTCAGAAACAGACATAAACAAGCAACAAATAAACACCTATTTGCATTAGATAAGCGCTATGAGGGACTAGGGAGGTGCTGCGGATGGAAACAAGGGGGAAGAGTGAACTTCACTTAAACCATCAGGAAAGTCTCCATTAGTTCATTACACATGTCACTTGTGTACTTGTTTGTCATCTGTCTCCTCTACTAGACTTCAGCTCCAAGAGGTCAAGAAGCATGTTTGCTTGGTTCCCTATGGTCTCCTTGCACTGCCACAGTACGTGCACTGCCACAGTACGTACTCAAAGAAcacttgataaatgaatgaattgagaCAGGAGCTGGCCAATCTGAGCATTCTCAAGAAAGAGAGGTAGTTACCATCCAGGAAATAGACAGCATTCCCCAGGGAGAATATATGGAAGGAGAAGAGCAGGAGGCCTGGGAAGACCTAGGAAAGGATATGGGGTGGTGAGCTCGAAGCAAGGACAGAGAACATCTTACCTTTGTCTCTTACCCACACATGCTCTCCTTGGCTACCAGGTCTTCCTTAAGTAGGAAGGACCTCTGAGAATCAATCCATCATTTTCAGCCTCAAAGGCTATAGTTTAGATCCAGATTTATAGTTTAGATCCAGGAATCCAGGCCCCCTCACTAGGGAATTGCAGAGTTCAAAGTGAAGGTTCAGGGGCTCAGAAAGGGATTTGGGGAATCAGAGCCTAAACTCCACACCTAAAAATCCCTGGCCCCACCCCTTTCTGCTGTGGCTTAGCTCCTTGACCCCTGATCTGAGTTAAAAGCCTTCTTCTGGCTCCTACAGCCCCTAGTGCTTCCTTCAGTCACTGTCTTGACCATCCCACATGTCATTCTCTGCCTAGGGGAGATGTAATGAGTCAACATAAATAAGAGGGAAGCTGTGCCTTAGTGCCCAGATCCAAAAGGTGGGCATAAACTGGTACTTCTGGATGGAACCCCTCTCTGAGGGTCTTAAAAATCTGGAAATTAGACAAGGAAGGTGGTGAGGGTGGAGACAGATTAATTGCCTATTTCAAGAATACATGGAGCTAAAGAAGTGGGGAATGAGGGTGGGAAGTTTCCACGGGGCCCAGCTTGAGCTCCTGTCCTGGCTTGCCAATATCTGTACAATCCTGCGCAGGCTCATTTGATATGTGAAGGACAGCATGCAACGGCTGAGGCTGTAGGTCCACTGCGGCCACAGGGTGATGACCTAGAACCTGCTGCAGCCAGAGACACCAGAGGCAGGGCTTCACCATGCAAGGCTTCCCCACTTCGCACCCCGACCCCAGGGCAGTCAGAGACACAGCACCAGTGTGATGTGGAACATGTTTTTATGCAGGTAGAAAAAAAGTGCTCAGAATAgtgagggagcagggagcagggatgTCTTGTCCTGTCCTCTGATTATTAGGAATTGCCCCATAAGGGGGCTCCCTCAAGGTTGGGGATAAAGTGAAGAGTTCACGCAGGGTGGCTCTACTTGTGAGACCCACTTTGGAGCAGTGTGGCTTTGAAACTGGCCAGATCTTTTCTGAATTGACCACAGAGAACTTAAGAGTACAGcaccttgggggtggggggtctctcTAGCAGGTGGGGCCTcacaggatggggtggggagagcccCAAGCTCAAAGAGCAAGGCCTTTGGGTCAGGAGAGCACGTCTTTTGGGGAAGAGTGGGGGTCTCTGGGGCCTTGGTCTCCTGGGTGGGGGCATCAGGGGCAGGTGGAGAGCCCCACAAGCCATTAGCCGAAGAGCTTGATGAAGCAGGGCTGGCAGTAGGGCTTGCCTGCACGCTCTTGAAAGGAGCCCTTGGTGAGAGGGCGCAGGCAGAAGGTGCAGGTGAAGTGGTCTGGGTGGAAGCGGCGGCCCAGGGCTGACACACAGCGGCCGGTCACCGGGAGGCCACACGTAGCGCACAATGAACCACGCCGCGCGTGGAAGTGGTTCTCGCACAGTGGGCGTCCCTCGTGCTCGAAAAAGCTGCCTCCCGAGAAGGGCGCGAAGCATTCCTGGGGGAGGGTGGCCGTGAAAGGATGGGTCAGCCAACAATCCCCTGACCAGATAACTCACTTTAGGAGCTTAATAACCCACTGTGGCAACCCCACCCTCCACAGCCCCACCCCAGATGTGACACACCCTGTCTTGGGCCTAGGCTCCTAGTTGGGCTCCCCTTTTGGCCCAGCTCCCCATCcaccactccccgcccccccccaccactcctcCCCCCCAGCAGCGCACCCTGCAGACGAAACAGTCCGGGTGCCAGAGGGCGCTGAGCGCGGATATGTAGTTATCCAGAATGGGGCCTTGACAGCCCTGGCAGCGCGGGGCGAACAGCTGCAGGAAGTCCCGGCGACAGTAGGGGCGGCCCTCACGCTCATGAAAACCTAGAGGCAGGagcagggcagaaagaaaagggtgCAGGCTGCACCCAAGACTTGCAAGATCTGAGACTGGAAGGCCAGATGAGGGGTGGTCAGATTGAGcagtagagagggagggatggggtcTAGAGTGGGGGCCTAGTGGGAGGGGATAGGATGGGGACtcgcaagtgggagagggtggGGCCAGAAGACTTGGAAGGTTTTAGCAGGCTGGACCAAAGTGGGTTAGGCGGGATGTTGAGCAGACCGGTGGCTTTCAAGACTGGAGCCAAGCTCTCACCCTCATCTCCGAAGGGCTCCCCACAACTGACGCAGCAGAAATGCTCTGGGTGCCAAT includes the following:
- the SLC5A2 gene encoding sodium/glucose cotransporter 2, whose amino-acid sequence is MEEHMEAGSAPGLGNQRVLINNLADILVIAAYFLLVIGVGLWSMCRTNRGTVGGYFLAGRSMVWWPVGASLFASNIGSGHFVGLAGTGAASGLAVAGFEWNALFVVLLLGWLFAPVYLTAGVITMPQYLRKRFGGHRIRLYLSVLSLFLYIFTKISVDMFSGAVFIQQALGWNIYASVIALLGITMIYTVTGGLAALMYTDTLQTFVILGGAFVLMGYAFHEVGGYSGLFDKYLGAMTSLTVSEDPAVGNISSSCYRPRPDSYHLLRDAVTGDLPWPALLLGLTIVSGWYWCSDQVIVQRCLAGKNLTHIKAGCILCGYLKLMPMFLMVMPGMISRILYPDEVACVVPEVCKRVCGTEVGCSNIAYPRLVVKLMPNGLRGLMLAVMLAALMSSLASIFNSSSTLFTMDIYMRLRPHAGDRELLLVGRLWVVFIVAVSVAWLPVVQAAQGGQLFDYIQAVSSYLAPPVSAVFVLALFVPRVNEKGAFWGLIGGLFMGLARLIPEFSFGSGSCVRPSTCPALFCRVHYLYFAIVLFVCSGLLILVVSLCTAPIPRKHLHRLVFSLRHSKEQREDLDADELEGSTSPPVQNGCPEHAVEMEEPQSPTPGLFRRCLLWFCGMSRSGAGSPPAPTQEEVAAAARRLEDISEDSSWARVVNFNALLMMAVATFLWGFYA